Proteins from a single region of Halorubrum sp. 2020YC2:
- a CDS encoding asparaginase domain-containing protein, with protein sequence MTETDRGDRRDDRPDRDRSAAHADGGRPLVAVVACGGTIASEPSDDGAAPEKTGDDLVEAVPAVSDHARVTTREVCSRPGFDVRWRDVLATATAARDAVGASADAGAGEAADGVVVTHGTDTLADTAFALDVLTDLDAPVVVTGAQRRLDEASSDAPANLALAVRAAADDRFAPGVHVAFDDEVHAARDVVKGHSNALSTTTSPGAGPVATFTRADSRLLRAPERGVPVDPLADAIDGAERVPEVPVVHSGTGVGAGALERALDAGVGGVVVEGTGLGNVTGALGDAVGEAVESVPVVVAGRPPAGPTEPVYGTAGGAVTLADHGATFAADLPAAKARVALALGLAADLDDEGIGALFAPPA encoded by the coding sequence ATGACCGAGACCGACCGCGGCGACCGACGCGACGACCGGCCGGACCGGGACCGTTCCGCCGCGCACGCCGACGGCGGCCGACCGCTTGTGGCGGTCGTCGCCTGCGGCGGCACCATCGCGTCGGAGCCGAGCGACGACGGCGCGGCCCCGGAGAAGACCGGCGACGACCTCGTAGAAGCGGTACCGGCAGTCTCCGACCACGCGCGGGTGACGACGAGGGAGGTGTGTTCACGGCCCGGGTTCGACGTCCGGTGGCGGGACGTGCTCGCGACCGCGACGGCCGCGCGCGACGCGGTCGGGGCGAGCGCGGACGCGGGCGCGGGTGAGGCGGCCGACGGCGTCGTCGTCACCCACGGGACGGACACGCTCGCGGACACCGCGTTCGCGCTCGACGTCCTCACCGACCTCGACGCGCCGGTGGTCGTGACGGGCGCGCAGCGCCGGCTCGACGAGGCCTCAAGCGACGCCCCGGCGAACCTCGCGCTCGCGGTTCGGGCGGCCGCTGACGACCGGTTCGCGCCGGGCGTCCACGTCGCGTTCGACGACGAGGTCCACGCCGCCCGCGACGTCGTGAAGGGCCACAGCAACGCGCTGTCGACGACGACCTCGCCGGGGGCGGGCCCGGTCGCGACGTTCACCCGCGCCGACTCGCGGCTCCTCCGGGCGCCCGAGCGCGGCGTCCCGGTCGACCCCCTCGCGGACGCTATCGACGGCGCCGAGCGCGTGCCCGAGGTCCCGGTGGTCCACTCGGGGACCGGCGTCGGCGCCGGCGCGCTCGAACGCGCGCTCGACGCGGGCGTCGGCGGCGTCGTCGTCGAGGGGACCGGTCTCGGGAACGTCACCGGGGCCCTCGGGGACGCGGTCGGCGAGGCGGTCGAGTCCGTGCCGGTCGTCGTCGCCGGGCGCCCGCCCGCGGGACCAACGGAACCGGTGTACGGGACGGCGGGCGGCGCCGTCACGCTCGCGGATCACGGGGCGACGTTCGCCGCCGACCTCCCGGCCGCGAAGGCGCGCGTCGCGCTCGCGCTCGGCCTCGCGGCCGACCTCGACGACGAGGGGATCGGGGCGCTGTTCGCGCCGCCGGCGTAG